Proteins co-encoded in one Callospermophilus lateralis isolate mCalLat2 chromosome 2, mCalLat2.hap1, whole genome shotgun sequence genomic window:
- the Or51s1 gene encoding olfactory receptor 51S1, whose protein sequence is MSTLLTQVIPNSSTSMAPTFLLVGMPGLSAAPSWWTIPLIAVYLLSALGNGTILCVIALEPTLHRPMYFFLFLLSVSDIGLVTSLMPTLLGLALADAYIVPASACLLQMFFIHVFSVMESSVLLAMAFDRALAICRPLHYPALLTNGTIKKIGMVIAFRCLGLHMPLPFLLAHMSYCHPQILTHSYCLHPDVARLACPGAWGAVYSLSVVLSAMALDPLLIFFSYGLIGRVLQGVGSSEDRWKAGHTCAAHLSAVLLFYTPMILLALINRLKLPLPQPAHTLLSYVHFLLPPLINPVLYSVKMKEIRERILKRFQPKKVGCTQ, encoded by the coding sequence ATGTCCACACTGCTCACCCAGGTAATCCCCAACAGCAGCACGTCAATGGCTCCTACCTTCCTGCTCGTGGGCATGCCAGGCCTGTCAGCTGCACCATCCTGGTGGACAATACCTCTCATCGCTGTCTACCTTCTCTCTGCCCTGGGCAACGGTACTATCCTCTGTGTCATCGCCCTGGAACCCACCCTGCACCGTCCAATGTACTTCTTCCTCTTTCTACTTAGTGTGTCTGACATTGGCTTGGTCACATCCCTGATGCCTACCTTGCTGGGCCTGGCCCTTGCTGATGCTTATATTGTCCCTGCCTCTGCCTGCCTCCTTCAGATGTTCTTCATCCATGTCTTTTCTGTGATGGAGTCCTCTGTCTTGCTTGCCATGGCCTTCGACCGGGCACTGGCCATCTGCCGCCCTCTCCACTATCCAGCACTACTCACCAATGGCACCATTAAAAAGATTGGCATGGTGATTGCTTTCCGATGCCTGGGCCTCCATATGCCCTTGCCATTCCTCCTGGCCCACATGTCCTACTGTCACCCACAGATCCTCACACATTCTTATTGCTTGCACCCAGATGTGGCCCGTCTGGCTTGCCCAGGAGCCTGGGGAGCGGTCTATAGCCTCTCTGTGGTCTTGTCAGCCATGGCATTAGACCCTCTGCTTATTTTCTTCTCCTATGGCCTGATTGGCAGGGTGTTACAAGGTGTGGGATCCAGCGAGGATCGCTGGAAGGCTGGTCACACCTGTGCTGCCCACCTCTCTGCTGTGCTCCTCTTCTACACACCTATGATCCTCCTGGCACTCATTAACAGGCTCAAGCTGCCACTCCCTCAGCCTGCCCATACTCTTCTCTCCTATGTCCACTTCCTACTTCCTCCACTGATAAACCCTGTCCTTTATAGTGTCAAGATGAAGGAGATTAGAGAGAGAATACTCAAGAGGTTCCAGCCCAAGAAGGTGGGCTGTACTCAGTGA